A DNA window from Deinococcus sonorensis KR-87 contains the following coding sequences:
- a CDS encoding Gfo/Idh/MocA family protein, whose protein sequence is MKVGVIGAGGVARFHFQGYQAAGAEVVAVADAHEPTLKRAQAEWNVPRGYADFTDLCNDPEVEAVSICLPNALHHPATVAAARAGKHVLCEKPISLSLDLAEDMIRVCAEAGVVLQTGHHLRSNPFAEHARKMIQAGDLGRLTFIRLRQAHDWGGQPPRASFGTVASAGGGTLLDNGSHMMDLSRYFGGDVASVYAQMATLAYDVEVEDTSLVQLKFASGALGSVENAWTATGWEEGFWIYGTCGALEYTNRTGTPEMRFVHRTSPGTDWNTQDVTTFRFAGLEPHARGVVEFLEAVRGERPVICSGQDGLEAVRLIVASYQSAREGRSVALSELSTQPQA, encoded by the coding sequence GTGAAGGTTGGCGTGATCGGAGCCGGTGGGGTGGCCCGCTTCCACTTTCAGGGCTACCAGGCGGCGGGCGCCGAGGTGGTGGCGGTCGCGGACGCCCACGAGCCGACCCTGAAGCGCGCCCAGGCCGAGTGGAACGTGCCGCGCGGCTACGCCGACTTCACCGACCTGTGCAACGATCCGGAGGTGGAGGCGGTCAGCATCTGCCTGCCGAACGCGCTGCACCATCCGGCCACCGTGGCGGCGGCGCGCGCCGGGAAGCACGTGCTCTGCGAAAAGCCGATCTCGCTGTCGCTGGACCTGGCTGAGGACATGATCCGGGTCTGCGCCGAGGCGGGCGTGGTGCTGCAGACCGGCCACCACCTGCGCAGCAACCCCTTTGCCGAGCACGCCCGCAAGATGATCCAGGCGGGCGACCTGGGCCGGCTGACCTTCATCCGGCTGCGTCAGGCGCACGACTGGGGCGGCCAGCCGCCCCGCGCCAGTTTCGGCACGGTGGCCAGCGCCGGCGGCGGCACGCTGCTCGACAACGGCAGCCACATGATGGACCTGTCGCGCTACTTCGGCGGCGACGTGGCCTCGGTGTACGCCCAGATGGCCACCCTGGCCTACGACGTGGAGGTGGAGGACACCTCGCTGGTGCAGCTGAAGTTCGCCTCCGGAGCGCTGGGCAGTGTGGAGAACGCCTGGACCGCCACCGGCTGGGAGGAGGGCTTCTGGATCTACGGCACCTGTGGCGCACTGGAGTACACCAACCGCACCGGCACGCCGGAAATGCGCTTCGTTCACCGCACCAGCCCCGGCACCGACTGGAACACCCAGGACGTGACCACCTTCCGCTTCGCCGGGCTGGAGCCGCACGCGCGCGGCGTGGTGGAGTTTCTGGAGGCGGTGCGCGGCGAGCGGCCGGTGATCTGCAGCGGCCAGGACGGGCTGGAGGCAGTCCGGCTGATCGTCGCCAGCTACCAGAGCGCCCGTGAGGGCCGCTCCGTAGCGCTGTCGGAGCTGAGCACCCAGCCGCAGGCCTGA
- a CDS encoding ThuA domain-containing protein, with product MSKTIQVTVWNEFRHEQKNEKVKAIYPDGMHAVIAQALREGGFEVGTATLDEPQHGLTDEVLARTDVLFWWGHLAHGEVADEVVERVYARVLAGMGLVVLHSGHFSKIFKRLMGTSCDLKWREADDRERLWVVAPGHPVAAGLGESIVLEREEMYGEHFDIPEPDELVFVSWFSGGEVFRSGASYRRGAGRIFYFRPGHETYPTYHNPEIQRVLVNAAGWAAPTPGTAPVYGNAKPVEGVQP from the coding sequence ATGTCTAAAACGATTCAGGTCACGGTCTGGAATGAGTTCCGGCACGAGCAGAAGAACGAGAAGGTCAAGGCCATCTACCCGGACGGCATGCACGCCGTGATCGCCCAGGCGCTGCGCGAGGGCGGCTTCGAGGTGGGGACCGCCACCCTGGACGAGCCGCAGCACGGCCTGACCGACGAGGTGCTGGCCCGCACCGACGTGCTGTTCTGGTGGGGCCACCTGGCGCACGGGGAGGTGGCCGACGAGGTGGTGGAGCGGGTGTACGCCCGGGTGCTGGCCGGCATGGGCCTGGTGGTGCTGCACAGCGGCCACTTCTCCAAGATCTTTAAGCGGCTGATGGGCACCAGCTGTGACCTGAAGTGGCGCGAGGCCGACGACCGCGAGCGCCTGTGGGTGGTGGCGCCGGGCCATCCGGTCGCGGCGGGGCTGGGCGAGAGCATCGTGCTGGAGCGCGAGGAGATGTACGGGGAGCACTTCGACATCCCCGAGCCGGATGAGCTGGTGTTCGTCAGCTGGTTCAGCGGCGGCGAGGTGTTCCGCAGCGGAGCCAGCTACCGGCGCGGCGCCGGGCGCATCTTCTACTTCCGACCCGGCCACGAGACCTACCCCACCTACCACAACCCGGAGATTCAGCGGGTGCTGGTGAACGCCGCCGGCTGGGCCGCCCCCACCCCCGGCACGGCGCCGGTCTATGGCAATGCCAAGCCGGTCGAAGGGGTCCAGCCGTGA
- the nagZ gene encoding beta-N-acetylhexosaminidase yields MTQNVERLAGALVMVDLPGPTLDPETAAHLRHYGVQAVCLFGKNIQDASQLAQLCRDLKEVLGPDALIALDHEGGSVLRTPFWPAPPSAMNLGSSDDLTLTADVSEALARQLRSVGINWNFAPVMDVNINPHNPVIGTRSFSDDPDVVTRHALAAVQAHLQARVAACVKHFPGHGDTRQDSHYTLPVVERPLERLEQVEFAPFRAAVAAQVPAFMTAHIVYPALDKERPATLSPAILGGLLRRHWGYDGVIITDSMGMRAIDDNYGRGEAGVLSLQAGTDMVMALGRREAQVETLEAIAAALRDGRLDRAAMQASAARLQRLAQTFPAVADAQAIRPDDAALFEQAWARGLRGWRQPQAPAPGSRVTLVAQREPERETVTEAGVRASALGQLLERLYTLDIHAYDHAAQLDWTQLRAAGQLLLLATTSRQRPTDLTGAQPDLHLALSNPYAVQDIDAPAVVTYGDRPEALEALAGWLRGDVVARPL; encoded by the coding sequence ATGACCCAGAACGTGGAGCGGCTGGCCGGAGCGCTGGTGATGGTGGATCTGCCGGGGCCGACGCTGGACCCGGAAACGGCGGCGCACCTGCGCCACTACGGCGTTCAGGCGGTGTGCCTGTTCGGCAAGAACATCCAAGACGCGTCGCAGCTGGCCCAGCTGTGCCGTGACCTGAAGGAAGTGCTGGGGCCGGACGCCCTGATCGCGCTGGACCACGAGGGCGGCTCGGTGCTGCGCACCCCCTTCTGGCCGGCCCCGCCCAGCGCCATGAACCTGGGGTCCAGCGACGACCTGACGCTGACGGCCGACGTCAGTGAGGCGCTGGCGCGGCAGCTGCGCTCGGTGGGCATCAACTGGAACTTTGCGCCGGTGATGGACGTGAACATCAACCCGCACAATCCGGTGATCGGGACGCGCTCCTTCAGCGACGATCCGGACGTGGTGACCCGCCACGCGCTGGCCGCGGTGCAGGCTCACCTGCAGGCCAGGGTGGCCGCGTGCGTCAAGCACTTTCCCGGTCACGGCGACACCCGCCAGGACAGCCATTACACGCTGCCGGTGGTGGAGAGGCCGCTGGAGCGGCTGGAACAGGTGGAGTTCGCCCCCTTCAGGGCGGCGGTAGCTGCACAGGTGCCGGCCTTCATGACCGCCCACATCGTGTACCCGGCGCTGGACAAGGAGCGTCCGGCCACCCTCTCCCCCGCCATTCTGGGCGGCCTGCTGCGCCGGCACTGGGGCTATGACGGCGTGATCATCACCGACAGCATGGGCATGCGCGCCATTGACGACAACTACGGGCGCGGCGAGGCAGGCGTGCTGAGCCTGCAGGCGGGCACCGATATGGTGATGGCGTTGGGCCGGCGGGAAGCGCAGGTCGAGACGCTGGAAGCCATTGCGGCGGCGCTGCGGGACGGTCGGCTGGACCGGGCGGCCATGCAGGCGAGCGCGGCGCGACTCCAGCGGCTGGCGCAGACCTTCCCGGCGGTGGCCGATGCCCAGGCGATCCGCCCGGACGACGCGGCGCTGTTCGAGCAGGCCTGGGCACGCGGACTGCGCGGCTGGCGGCAGCCGCAGGCCCCGGCACCCGGCAGCCGCGTGACGCTGGTGGCGCAGCGTGAACCGGAACGCGAGACCGTCACGGAGGCCGGAGTGCGCGCCTCCGCGCTGGGTCAGCTGCTGGAGCGGCTCTACACCCTGGACATCCATGCCTACGACCATGCGGCGCAGCTGGACTGGACGCAGCTGCGGGCCGCCGGGCAGCTGCTGTTGCTGGCCACCACCTCGCGCCAGCGCCCCACCGACCTGACCGGGGCGCAGCCGGACCTGCATCTGGCGCTGTCCAATCCCTACGCCGTGCAGGACATTGACGCGCCGGCGGTGGTGACCTACGGCGACCGTCCGGAGGCGCTGGAGGCGCTGGCCGGGTGGCTGCGCGGCGACGTGGTGGCGCGCCCGCTCTGA
- a CDS encoding polysaccharide deacetylase family protein: MRAFLTLLILLSGPAVVAQGALHPVPLVQPPRPTLPGEVQPLAPGARPAEVLPRLTLRPAIPELERLEYRGNGFIEVAHGVLLLTPAAQTLAHERALALQVVEGAFRTRPTLEEVDVSVYDRASYGGFGGPLPLFTASVPRPRLMDFRRYAEGLGVYERVYEGATRAAPSPAPVARVREQTPTFHGSASGLLTQRVAQSVSQFNGGVRGGLLFKGPLDQRTAALTFDDAPHPLYEPLLLDLLRRAGIRATFFVIGRNAVAYPYFVRDMAEQGDEVGNHTYHHVRLPGLSAAQVRDELLSANRAISTLTGQPVRYFRPPGGDYSPLTLQVAEQLGLTTTFWTDDPGDFNNPGDAVVQSRLVARLRPGGIVLLHDNAPEAIDVLRTFLQVARSRDMQLTTVGHLVGRRSQP; this comes from the coding sequence ATGCGCGCCTTCCTCACCCTCCTGATCCTGCTCTCCGGCCCGGCCGTGGTGGCCCAGGGCGCCCTCCATCCGGTGCCGCTGGTGCAGCCGCCCCGACCCACTCTGCCGGGCGAGGTCCAGCCGCTCGCGCCGGGCGCCCGGCCCGCCGAGGTGCTGCCGCGCCTGACGCTGCGCCCGGCCATCCCCGAGCTGGAGCGGCTGGAGTACCGGGGCAACGGCTTTATTGAGGTGGCGCACGGGGTGCTGCTGCTGACGCCGGCAGCGCAGACACTGGCCCACGAGCGTGCGCTGGCCCTGCAGGTGGTGGAGGGCGCCTTCCGGACGCGTCCCACGCTGGAGGAGGTGGACGTCAGCGTGTACGACCGGGCCAGCTACGGCGGCTTCGGCGGCCCGCTGCCGCTGTTCACCGCCTCGGTGCCGCGCCCCCGCCTGATGGACTTCCGCCGGTACGCGGAGGGCCTGGGCGTGTATGAGCGGGTCTACGAGGGGGCGACACGTGCCGCGCCTTCTCCGGCCCCAGTGGCGCGGGTGCGCGAGCAGACGCCCACCTTCCACGGCAGCGCCTCGGGCCTGCTGACGCAGCGCGTCGCCCAGAGCGTGTCGCAGTTCAACGGTGGGGTGCGCGGCGGCCTGCTGTTCAAAGGGCCACTGGACCAGCGGACGGCGGCCCTGACCTTTGACGACGCGCCGCACCCGCTGTATGAGCCGCTGCTGCTGGACCTGCTGCGCAGGGCCGGCATTCGCGCCACCTTCTTCGTGATCGGGCGCAACGCGGTGGCCTACCCGTACTTCGTGCGCGACATGGCCGAGCAGGGCGACGAGGTGGGCAACCACACCTACCACCACGTCCGCCTGCCGGGCCTGAGCGCCGCCCAGGTGCGCGACGAACTGCTGTCGGCCAACCGGGCGATCAGCACCCTCACCGGGCAGCCGGTGCGGTACTTCCGGCCGCCCGGCGGCGACTACTCGCCGCTGACCCTGCAGGTGGCCGAACAGCTGGGCCTGACCACCACCTTCTGGACCGATGATCCGGGCGACTTCAACAACCCCGGCGACGCGGTGGTGCAGTCGCGGCTGGTGGCCCGGCTGCGGCCCGGCGGCATCGTGCTGCTGCACGACAATGCCCCGGAGGCCATCGACGTGCTGCGGACCTTCCTGCAGGTGGCCCGGTCGCGCGACATGCAGCTCACCACCGTGGGTCATCTGGTGGGGCGCCGCAGCCAGCCGTAG
- a CDS encoding substrate-binding domain-containing protein, whose amino-acid sequence MPPPAAEPPLICRVRTQRERLHLRPSELAQQCGMTRQALHSIETGAYVPNTLVALRLARALGCRVEELFRLPDPSARARLIGPEVPAGTRVQLAWVGERLLAFPLPGERGWGQPADGTITSDEAGPEVDVQLYADQTLARRTAVLIGCDPSLGVAASHVARQTPDARLLWSAASSLEALKALKRGEAHAAGIHLWDAGTASSNLPFVRRELPGQPVHLYTLWSWEQGLLVARGNPHGIRGAADLVGGRVRLANREPGSGSRLLLDAWLSAMPLSVTERRQLPGYDLELGSHLEVAAQVASGRADVAPGPRSAAMALGLDFVPLQRERFDLVVPQAHLEHPAIAALLRVAQAPAFRAEIASLGGYDPAHAGELWQTTG is encoded by the coding sequence ATGCCCCCTCCCGCTGCCGAACCGCCGCTGATCTGCCGGGTGCGGACGCAGCGGGAACGGCTGCACCTGCGTCCCAGCGAGCTGGCGCAGCAGTGCGGCATGACCCGGCAGGCGCTGCATTCCATCGAGACCGGCGCGTATGTGCCGAACACGCTGGTGGCGCTGCGGCTGGCGCGGGCGCTCGGCTGCCGGGTGGAGGAGCTGTTCCGCCTGCCGGACCCCTCCGCGCGGGCGCGACTTATTGGTCCGGAGGTCCCGGCTGGAACCCGGGTGCAGCTGGCCTGGGTGGGTGAGCGGCTGCTGGCGTTTCCGCTGCCGGGTGAGCGCGGCTGGGGCCAGCCCGCCGACGGCACCATCACTTCGGATGAGGCCGGGCCGGAGGTGGACGTGCAGCTGTACGCCGATCAGACGCTGGCCCGCCGCACCGCCGTGCTGATCGGCTGTGATCCCTCGCTGGGCGTGGCCGCCAGCCACGTGGCCCGGCAGACCCCGGACGCACGGCTGCTGTGGTCTGCGGCCAGCAGCCTGGAGGCGCTGAAGGCCCTGAAGCGGGGCGAGGCGCACGCCGCCGGCATCCACCTGTGGGACGCCGGGACTGCCAGTTCCAACCTGCCGTTCGTGCGGCGCGAGCTGCCGGGTCAGCCGGTGCATCTGTACACCCTGTGGTCGTGGGAGCAGGGGCTGCTGGTCGCTCGGGGCAATCCGCACGGCATTCGTGGGGCGGCGGATTTGGTCGGTGGTCGCGTGCGGCTGGCCAACCGTGAGCCCGGCTCCGGCAGCCGGCTGCTGCTGGACGCCTGGCTGAGCGCCATGCCACTCAGCGTGACCGAGCGCCGCCAGCTGCCCGGCTATGACCTGGAGCTGGGCAGCCATCTGGAGGTCGCCGCCCAGGTGGCCTCCGGGCGCGCGGACGTGGCCCCCGGTCCGCGCTCGGCTGCGATGGCGTTGGGGCTGGACTTCGTGCCGCTGCAGCGCGAGCGCTTTGACCTGGTGGTGCCGCAGGCCCATCTGGAGCACCCGGCCATCGCCGCCCTGCTGCGGGTGGCGCAGGCCCCCGCGTTCCGGGCGGAGATCGCCTCGCTCGGCGGCTACGACCCGGCCCACGCCGGAGAACTGTGGCAGACGACCGGATGA